Proteins found in one Syngnathus acus chromosome 9, fSynAcu1.2, whole genome shotgun sequence genomic segment:
- the LOC119127246 gene encoding natterin-3-like, with translation MRCLAAVLSVLLLELCSPTLQSDPQAWLNVALGEVVPPLEAARDPAPRDPISSSSSADFGEHANLRWVPWNGSLPDGAVAIFNGYAERTDYVCKVNCEAGFFTRDACHYPYAAKEYASTAFDVLVNVDRFEFLEWTEDSYGSVPSHAVRTCRDVDIFVGKNKYGLGKVVSMHEAFFLPWEGDEYWYKRYQVLRVNPDVYSQHISHVDYAVDQMKLFHHPPETLQLAKVTNLECHAVRKTVTLDKTSASEKTWDTGRETRNGSVSTMKAKVPILGPGNVDFTEEQTVTFSEGTSLLESVTHSVSVELLVPPNFWCGVRMDGRKMRADIPFKARLSRTNHNGDTHWTSITGTYDGVSVGEINAVVERCQPVADAVPCLAAQD, from the exons ATGAGGTGTCTTGCTGCTGTGCTGTCGGTGCTTCTGCTGGAGCTGTGCAGCCCGACGCTGCAGTCAGATCCCC AAGCATGGTTGAACGTGGCCCTGGGGGAGGTGGTCCCACCCTTGGAAGCGGCCCGTGACCCTGCCCCACGCGACCcgatctcctcctcctcctcggctgACTTCGGCGAGCACGCCAACCTCAGGTGGGTCCCTTGGAACGGCTCCCTCCCCGACGGGGCCGTGGCCATCTTCAACGGCTACGCGGAGCGAACCGACTACGTGTGCAAGGTGAACTGCGAGGCGGGCTTCTTCACGCGCGACGCCTGCCACTACCCATACGCCGCGAAGGAGTACGCGTCGACCGCCTTCGACGTGCTGGTCAACGTGGACCGCTTCGAATTCCTGGAGTGGACCGAGGACTCGTACGGCTCGGTTCCATCACACGCCGTCAGGACGTGCAGAGACGTCGACATCTTTGTGGGCAAGAACAAGTACGGGCTCGGCAAG GTGGTTAGCATGCACGAGGCTTTCTTCCTTCCGTGGGAGGGCGACGAGTACTGGTACAAGCGCTACCAGGTCCTGCGGGTCAACCCCGACGTATACAGCCAGCACATCTCTCACGTGGACTACGCTGTGGACCAGATGAAGCTGTTCCATCACCCGCCCGAGACCCTGCAGCTGGCCAAAGTCACCAACCTGGAGTGCCACGCCGTGCGCAAGACGGTGACGCTGGATAAGACCAGCGCTAGCGAGAAGACCTGGGACACCGGCCGGGAGACCCGCAACGGCTCCGTGTCCACCATGAAGGCCAAGGTGCCCATCCTGGGGCCCGGCAACGTGGACTTCACCGAGGAGCAGACGGTCACCTTCTCAGAGGGGACCAGCCTGTTAGAGTCGGTGACCCACTCAGTCAGCGTGGAGCTCCTGGTGCCACCCAACTTCTGGTGCGGCGTCAGGATGGACGGACGCAAGATGAGAGCCGACATCCCCTTTAAGGCACGGCTGAGTCGCACCAACCACAACGGAGACACGCACTGGACGTCCATCACGGGAACCTATGACGGCGTCAGCGTGGGCGAGATCAACGCCGTGGTGGAGCGATGCCAACCAGTGGCCGATGCCGTTCCGTGCCTGGCCGCACAAGACTGA
- the LOC119127234 gene encoding natterin-3-like isoform X1: MLTMLFNNQMRVLLLLCALMGVACTGVQDVIQRSAQRRKASLLNPQLEGIVPDRAPALPAAPATPADLLQREALPSDFLFGDNVNLEWRQWNGSLPNGAVAIYNGYTERTDYVCMYKCEAGFYNAALGPYCRYPYGDAEYYAPEFHVLVNRDNFEFLEWKEGSYGSVPPHSVRTCLGVGIFVGRNKYGLGKVVPQFEAFFLPWEGDEYWYKRYQVLTVNRDAYTQHISHVHYDLDRVAIFQYPPETMRISAVTNNECQAVSKTVSISKTSEKETTWNIGRATMLGITGSITAKIPFIGSGGLELSGEKTLQFSRGTTLVEAICHSVSVELTVPPNHSCRVRMEGRKVKADVPYTARLSRTYRNGDTQWTSVSGTYDGVQIGEVRAVVDRCQPVEDAQPCP; encoded by the exons ATGTTAACTATGTTGTTTAACAACCAGATGAGggtgctgttgttgctgtgcgCGCTCATGGGCGTGGCCTGTACTGGCGTACAAGATGTAATCCAGAGGAGCGCCCAACGCAGGAAAG CATCCCTTCTCAACCCGCAGCTAGAGGGCATCGTTCCTGACCGAGCTCCGGCCCTGCCCGCGGCTCCGGCCACCCCCGCCGACCTGCTGCAACGGGAGGCCCTGCCATCCGACTTCCTGTTCGGCGACAACGTCAACCTGGAGTGGCGGCAGTGGAACGGCTCGCTGCCCAACGGCGCGGTTGCCATCTACAACGGCTACACAGAGCGTACCGACTACGTGTGCATGTACAAGTGCGAAGCGGGCTTCTACAACGCCGCCCTGGGGCCCTACTGCCGCTACCCTTACGGGGACGCTGAGTACTACGCCCCCGAGTTCCACGTGCTGGTAAACAGGGACAACTTTGAGTTCCTGGAGTGGAAGGAAGGCTCGTACGGATCCGTGCCGCCGCACTCGGTGCGGACATGCCTCGGCGTTGGCATCTTTGTGGGCAGGAACAAGTACGGCCTGGGCAAGGTGGTGCCCCAGTTTGAGGCCTTCTTCTTGCCGTGGGAGGGCGACGAGTACTGGTACAAGAGGTACCAAGTGTTGACCGTCAACCGGGATGCGTACACGCAGCACATCTCCCACGTCCACTACGACCTGGACCGCGTGGCCATTTTCCAGTACCCGCCCGAGACCATGCGCATCTCCGCCGTCACCAATAACGAGTGCCAG GCGGTGAGCAAGACGGTCAGCATCTCCAAGACCAGCGAGAAGGAGACCACATGGAACATCGGCCGCGCCACCATGTTGGGTATCACTGGCAGCATTACGGCCAAGATCCCATTTATCGGCTCGGGCGGTCTGGAGCTGAGTGGCGAGAAGACGCTGCAGTTCTCCCGCGGGACCACCCTGGTGGAGGCCATCTGCCACTCGGTATCGGTGGAGCTGACGGTGCCTCCCAACCACTCGTGCAGGGTGCGAATGGAGGGCCGCAAGGTGAAGGCCGACGTCCCGTACACGGCCCGCCTCAGCCGCACCTACCGCAACGGCGACACCCAGTGGACATCCGTGTCGGGCACCTATGACGGCGTCCAGATCGGAGAGGTGCGCGCCGTGGTGGATCGCTGCCAGCCTGTGGAGGACGCGCAGCCATGCCCGTGA
- the LOC119127234 gene encoding natterin-3-like isoform X2 encodes MRVLLLLCALMGVACTGVQDVIQRSAQRRKASLLNPQLEGIVPDRAPALPAAPATPADLLQREALPSDFLFGDNVNLEWRQWNGSLPNGAVAIYNGYTERTDYVCMYKCEAGFYNAALGPYCRYPYGDAEYYAPEFHVLVNRDNFEFLEWKEGSYGSVPPHSVRTCLGVGIFVGRNKYGLGKVVPQFEAFFLPWEGDEYWYKRYQVLTVNRDAYTQHISHVHYDLDRVAIFQYPPETMRISAVTNNECQAVSKTVSISKTSEKETTWNIGRATMLGITGSITAKIPFIGSGGLELSGEKTLQFSRGTTLVEAICHSVSVELTVPPNHSCRVRMEGRKVKADVPYTARLSRTYRNGDTQWTSVSGTYDGVQIGEVRAVVDRCQPVEDAQPCP; translated from the exons ATGAGggtgctgttgttgctgtgcgCGCTCATGGGCGTGGCCTGTACTGGCGTACAAGATGTAATCCAGAGGAGCGCCCAACGCAGGAAAG CATCCCTTCTCAACCCGCAGCTAGAGGGCATCGTTCCTGACCGAGCTCCGGCCCTGCCCGCGGCTCCGGCCACCCCCGCCGACCTGCTGCAACGGGAGGCCCTGCCATCCGACTTCCTGTTCGGCGACAACGTCAACCTGGAGTGGCGGCAGTGGAACGGCTCGCTGCCCAACGGCGCGGTTGCCATCTACAACGGCTACACAGAGCGTACCGACTACGTGTGCATGTACAAGTGCGAAGCGGGCTTCTACAACGCCGCCCTGGGGCCCTACTGCCGCTACCCTTACGGGGACGCTGAGTACTACGCCCCCGAGTTCCACGTGCTGGTAAACAGGGACAACTTTGAGTTCCTGGAGTGGAAGGAAGGCTCGTACGGATCCGTGCCGCCGCACTCGGTGCGGACATGCCTCGGCGTTGGCATCTTTGTGGGCAGGAACAAGTACGGCCTGGGCAAGGTGGTGCCCCAGTTTGAGGCCTTCTTCTTGCCGTGGGAGGGCGACGAGTACTGGTACAAGAGGTACCAAGTGTTGACCGTCAACCGGGATGCGTACACGCAGCACATCTCCCACGTCCACTACGACCTGGACCGCGTGGCCATTTTCCAGTACCCGCCCGAGACCATGCGCATCTCCGCCGTCACCAATAACGAGTGCCAG GCGGTGAGCAAGACGGTCAGCATCTCCAAGACCAGCGAGAAGGAGACCACATGGAACATCGGCCGCGCCACCATGTTGGGTATCACTGGCAGCATTACGGCCAAGATCCCATTTATCGGCTCGGGCGGTCTGGAGCTGAGTGGCGAGAAGACGCTGCAGTTCTCCCGCGGGACCACCCTGGTGGAGGCCATCTGCCACTCGGTATCGGTGGAGCTGACGGTGCCTCCCAACCACTCGTGCAGGGTGCGAATGGAGGGCCGCAAGGTGAAGGCCGACGTCCCGTACACGGCCCGCCTCAGCCGCACCTACCGCAACGGCGACACCCAGTGGACATCCGTGTCGGGCACCTATGACGGCGTCCAGATCGGAGAGGTGCGCGCCGTGGTGGATCGCTGCCAGCCTGTGGAGGACGCGCAGCCATGCCCGTGA
- the LOC119127244 gene encoding natterin-3-like, giving the protein MYPPVVLLLLALPALASAQGRDWVQRQLESDPLRDVVPQLSGAGSPRLTTGGAKILFRDFDFEGTNLEWQRWTGSLPDGAVSIYNGYTKTYDYICKNQCDSGYFRPSESQSCVYSYNGEAVRTDNFSLLVNKEKFEILEWQEGAHGSVAWNAVKNCKDSDKYVGKNQYGLGKVHVSHQVFYLPWGAKEYNYPIQYMFLTINEDVQEDHMLDVHYYTDGINVVEHPPEMMKNDSIKNLDCLEATVTDTLSKTNKVEHKWQHTFSLSLAASTTITTGIPSLAEAGIRFSAETNIAFTMGTTYTETNEHKLKLTTIVPPNHLCRIHMVGQKYGADIPYTARLKRTYTNGEVKWTTVSGTYSSVQISEVNGVVDRCEPLPDAEPC; this is encoded by the exons ATGTATCCGCCGGTGGTACTCCTGCTGCTGGCCTTGCCGGCTCTGGCCTCGGCCCAAGGTCGAGACTGGGTACAGCGCC AACTGGAAAGTGACCCTCTGAGGGACGTCGTTCCTCAACTATCAGGTGCCGGGTCACCTCGTCTGACGACGGGAGgagcaaaaatattatttagaGATTTTGATTTCGAGGGAACCAACCTGGAGTGGCAGCGGTGGACGGGTAGTCTCCCCGACGGAGCCGTGTCCATTTACAACGGCTACACAAAGACATACGACTACATCTGCAAGAACCAGTGCGATTCCGGCTACTTCAGACCCAGCGAAAGCCAGAGCTGTGTCTATTCCTACAATGGCGAAGCAGTGCGAACAGACAACTTTTCCTTGCTggtcaacaaagaaaaatttgAAATCCTGGAGTGGCAGGAGGGCGCCCACGGTTCGGTGGCGTGGAACGCGGTCAAGAACTGCAAGGACAGCGACAAATACGTTGGCAAGAACCAATATGGTCTGGGCAAGGTGCATGTCAGCCATCAAGTCTTTTACTTGCCCTGGGGGGCAAAAGAGTACAACTACCCCATACAGTACATGTTCTTGACCATCAATGAAGATGTTCAGGAGGACCACATGCTGGATGTACACTACTACACCGATGGCATCAATGTGGTGGAGCATCCCCCGGAGATGATGAAGAACGACAGTATCAAAAACCTCGACTGTCTGGAAGCCACGGTCACTGACACCCTCAGTAAGACCAACAAGGTGGAGCACAAGTGGCAGCACACCTTCAGCCTCTCCCTCGCAGCCagcaccaccatcaccaccggTATCCCCTCCCTGGCCGAGGCAGGCATTCGCTTTAGTGCAGAGACCAACATTGCCTTCACCATGGGCACCACTTACACCGAGACCAACGAGCACAAACTTAAGCTGACGACAATCGTCCCGCCCAACCACTTGTGCAGAATCCACATGGTGGGCCAGAAGTACGGAGCGGATATCCCGTACACAGCGCGCCTCAAACGCACTTATACTAACGGCGAGGTTAAGTGGACCACCGTCAGCGGGACCTACAGCAGCGTCCAGATCTCGGAGGTCAACGGCGTGGTAGACCGCTGCGAACCGCTGCCAGACGCCGAGCCTTGCTAA
- the LOC119127239 gene encoding natterin-3-like isoform X2, translating to MAKLWVPFLLLASMHLTSCASIDNCDQQPSSSAPANLHPASENKYPEQPPQKTALSPSSDFWKEARDAPSADFDETNLEWERWDGTIPDGAVSIYNSYSSRVDYICKVSCHSGYYDSTLSTAACAYTANGAGYTAEQFDMLVNKDEFEILRWKNGYGGSVTPNSIKTCVNEDTYVGKNEYGLGEVKVSEKVFYLPWGGSHYWYNDYQVLETMKDVKREHLMEVKYHTEGITPIEYPPEVLNKATLVNSECKPIKNEITLTKTVATTRKWDINFSVTVGVGITIETGIPFIVTYRLTKETTYTDTTTHTLTLETRVPPGHSCTVKMQGKKYGLDIPYTARLKRVYRNGETKWTTVTGTFKGLQISEVEAEMERCELLPDVKPC from the exons atgGCCAAGCTGTGGGTTCCTTTTCTGCTGTTGGCCTCGATGCACCTGACCTCGTGCGCGAGCATTGACAACTGCGATCAACAGCCAAGCTCAAGCG CTCCAGCTAACCTCCATCCCGCCTCGGAAAACAAGTATCCAGAacagcccccccaaaaaacagctCTGAGCCCGTCATCTGACTTTTGGAAAGAAGCACGGGATGCCCCGTCGGCAGACTTTGATGAAACAAACTTGGAATGGGAGCGGTGGGACGGCACCATCCCTGATGGCGCCGTGTCCATCTACAACTCATATTCCAGCCGCGTAGATTACATATGCAAAGTGAGCTGCCATTCGGGCTACTACGACTCCACGCTCAGCACCGCTGCCTGCGCCTACACCGCCAATGGGGCGGGGTACACCGCCGAGCAGTTTGACATGCTGGTCAACAAAGACGAATTTGAGATTCTGCGGTGGAAAAACGGCTACGGTGGCTCAGTGACGCCCAATTCTATTAAGACCTGCGTCAACGAAGATACGTACGTGGGGAAGAACGAGTATGGACTGGGAGAAGTGAAAGTCAGCGAAAAGGTATTCTACTTACCCTGGGGTGGAAGTCATTATTGGTACAATGATTACCAGGTCCTGGAGACTATGAAAGACGTTAAGAGAGAGCACCTGATGGAAGTCAAATACCATACAGAGGGCATCACGCCCATTGAGTATCCCCCTGAGGTCTTGAACAAGGCCACATTAGTAAATAGTGAGTGCAAGCCCATTAAGAATGAGATCACCCTAACCAAGACTGTTGCAACAACACGAAAGTGGGACATTAACTTCTCCGTCACGGTGGGAGTCGGCATCACCATCGAGACGGGAATCCCCTTCATAG TCACTTATAGGTTAACCAAAGAGACTACCTATACTGACACCACCACCCACACTCTGACGCTGGAAACTCGGGTGCCCCCCGGCCACTCGTGTACCGTCAAAATGCAGGGCAAGAAATACGGATTGGATATCCCGTACACGGCACGCCTCAAACGCGTTTACCGCAACGGTGAGACCAAGTGGACTACCGTCACCGGGACCTTCAAGGGACTCCAGATCTCGGAGGTTGAAGCTGAAATGGAACGCTGTGAATTATTGCCAGATGTCAAGCCTTGTTAA
- the LOC119127239 gene encoding natterin-3-like isoform X1, with translation MAKLWVPFLLLASMHLTSCASIDNCDQQPSSSAPANLHPASENKYPEQPPQKTALSPSSDFWKEARDAPSADFDETNLEWERWDGTIPDGAVSIYNSYSSRVDYICKVSCHSGYYDSTLSTAACAYTANGAGYTAEQFDMLVNKDEFEILRWKNGYGGSVTPNSIKTCVNEDTYVGKNEYGLGEVKVSEKVFYLPWGGSHYWYNDYQVLETMKDVKREHLMEVKYHTEGITPIEYPPEVLNKATLVNSECKPIKNEITLTKTVATTRKWDINFSVTVGVGITIETGIPFIVKGNIDFKAAFTYRLTKETTYTDTTTHTLTLETRVPPGHSCTVKMQGKKYGLDIPYTARLKRVYRNGETKWTTVTGTFKGLQISEVEAEMERCELLPDVKPC, from the exons atgGCCAAGCTGTGGGTTCCTTTTCTGCTGTTGGCCTCGATGCACCTGACCTCGTGCGCGAGCATTGACAACTGCGATCAACAGCCAAGCTCAAGCG CTCCAGCTAACCTCCATCCCGCCTCGGAAAACAAGTATCCAGAacagcccccccaaaaaacagctCTGAGCCCGTCATCTGACTTTTGGAAAGAAGCACGGGATGCCCCGTCGGCAGACTTTGATGAAACAAACTTGGAATGGGAGCGGTGGGACGGCACCATCCCTGATGGCGCCGTGTCCATCTACAACTCATATTCCAGCCGCGTAGATTACATATGCAAAGTGAGCTGCCATTCGGGCTACTACGACTCCACGCTCAGCACCGCTGCCTGCGCCTACACCGCCAATGGGGCGGGGTACACCGCCGAGCAGTTTGACATGCTGGTCAACAAAGACGAATTTGAGATTCTGCGGTGGAAAAACGGCTACGGTGGCTCAGTGACGCCCAATTCTATTAAGACCTGCGTCAACGAAGATACGTACGTGGGGAAGAACGAGTATGGACTGGGAGAAGTGAAAGTCAGCGAAAAGGTATTCTACTTACCCTGGGGTGGAAGTCATTATTGGTACAATGATTACCAGGTCCTGGAGACTATGAAAGACGTTAAGAGAGAGCACCTGATGGAAGTCAAATACCATACAGAGGGCATCACGCCCATTGAGTATCCCCCTGAGGTCTTGAACAAGGCCACATTAGTAAATAGTGAGTGCAAGCCCATTAAGAATGAGATCACCCTAACCAAGACTGTTGCAACAACACGAAAGTGGGACATTAACTTCTCCGTCACGGTGGGAGTCGGCATCACCATCGAGACGGGAATCCCCTTCATAGTCAAAGGGAACATTGACTTCAAGGCCGCCTTCACTTATAGGTTAACCAAAGAGACTACCTATACTGACACCACCACCCACACTCTGACGCTGGAAACTCGGGTGCCCCCCGGCCACTCGTGTACCGTCAAAATGCAGGGCAAGAAATACGGATTGGATATCCCGTACACGGCACGCCTCAAACGCGTTTACCGCAACGGTGAGACCAAGTGGACTACCGTCACCGGGACCTTCAAGGGACTCCAGATCTCGGAGGTTGAAGCTGAAATGGAACGCTGTGAATTATTGCCAGATGTCAAGCCTTGTTAA